DNA from Branchiostoma floridae strain S238N-H82 chromosome 15, Bfl_VNyyK, whole genome shotgun sequence:
CAAGTATCATTCTGACAGTTACACCCCCTGCCATCCCAGTGTTGACATGTTAATCCCTAATTTTCCACCACATGCAGACATGACTCATCGCCACAGTCCCTGGGGGGTAAAACTGCTCTAATAGAAAATTAAATGTCACAGCGATTGGAATCTGCCCTGTCACACCTAAATTATATTAGGTGCAGAGTCTCAGATAACTGACACAATTTGTTATCGATAACATAAAAATCTGCATAACTAGAAGGCATGAGTAATAAGTTTGATGACAGATTTTATTAATTTGAATaaattgtaaagaaaacaacTGTGTTTACAATATTCCTATGtagaaagtacatttttattCATTCTGAGGACAATCTAAGATATCAACATTTTAGtgcctttttgaaaaaaaatgtctgaaacAAAATCGGCTCTTGCAGTTCCataaaagctgctagggagccAAAATCTACACCActcactctctgccccaagagctatcatACACGTAAAAATTACaaccagaacacgagatatcgaACTCTGAAAtcaagctgcagtaccatacCAAGCCACTAATCATTTTGAGGTCACCACAACTTCCATACAAATTTACCAAATATCAATTATACAATTATCCATCCACACCTTGTGGTTATGCTGTTCATCCATCTACACACAATGCAATCATGCATATACAACTtagaagccaattaattgcacaaaGGATTATcccacacttctgttaattgcacggaacccccaaatcccaaacgggtacggtccagctggataacttagCATTGTTGCACCATCTGGATAAACTTTGCATggaatacgctggcaaatgggatgCGCAATAAATCGGCTTCTAGTATTGTAGATACCTATGCTACTTGAAACATATCCTTGGTGCATTGGCATTGCAAGGTAATATAAAAACCTGCAATTGCACCACGTAACAATTATTATTAATGTTAAATATCATTATGAGTTACTTTACAAAGcgaaaaagaaaaattgtattAACCCTGTCTGAGAAGCTGAAAGTCCTCGGTTTCAGCTGTGTCCATCATCATGTAGACGTAGCTTGTTTCTGTGCTGAAGTACGCCAACCCCAGGGTGCCACCATGCCACACAACACTCAGATAAGTCTGCAAACATTCAAGATTTCATTATGAATTAGCATTGCGTCTTTCCAATTATACAGCAATCTTTTATGGATAGTAATATTTTTGGAGTACGTTTACCTGAATTAGTTTAATTAAGAAAAACTCCACAAAAGTTCAAGTTGAATTCGACGGCCATCTACTAGCACCAAAAAGCAGCTCTGTAACCAAGCAGACTGtgaccaaggagctccttgctgTGACTGATCGTAAGACACTTGTCCTACTAGATTCTATGAGAACAGCGATAATTTTCTAGTGTGGCACCTCTAGCTGTTTAGTTGCAAACTGCAGGTGTGGTGAGTTATCCTTACATTGACCATGTCTGGGTCTAAAGAGGCAGAAAGCTGGAAAGACAGTGACatttttacattaaaaaaaggtttttcgTATATCAAATTTCTGACACTGAATGTGTATGCTCCTATAAAGCACCCATTGGCTGTAAATTTGTTCTAACTTAATGTATGTAGCATGATTGATGAGTAGATGGATTAGATGCAATGCATTAGGGACATTTGTAAATTCTACTTCATGGGATAGGTGTGCCAtgaattttgcaacatttttttgtgtaCTATGTAATACAGACCCATACAATATAACATGTATTTAGAAGTTTCCATGCCCTATATGGGGTGAATATGTTAAAAATCTACTGGCCAGAACCAACTTTTCATTGCTCTGAAATTTACCTGAAATATTCCAGTGTATGCAATTTTATTTCAAGCAAGAAAGTCCCTTTACCTTTcagaaaaaatgaaacaatgTTTATACAAAAGTTGAGGCTCTTCAGCTTACTAAGTTTtaatatacagggctcgaaatccatttttgggaataggtgcactggtgcacccaaactagaaaattgggtgcaccaaaatatttttgggtgcaccacattaAATAAATTAGAATATCAGAATATCATTATTGCAAACCTACTTATTATAATTAGTAATTAGTATCTTCAGAAATCGGAatactatgacagtcattttattatctttctaactcacagatgtcaagaatatggtgtttatttagtatactgacatcttaacatacataagcctatcaagatatttgggtgcaccctgtgcacccacgaaaaaaaattgggtgcacagctccaattttgggtgcacctgggtgcacaaaaccccagtatttcgagccctgatatactTTGTGTGCATGCCGTGTCCTTACATAGGAAAATTGTTAaaacctttatctattcatgagaagctcaaagcGATGAGAAGCCTGATTTTATCTCGTCATAGTCATACATACTAAAATTTGCAAGACATTCCCTTGCTCAATTGGCTCTTCCACTTGTCCAGGGCAATCtgtttcacctcacctcacctcacccaTAGCCTCTGTTTAATGGACTTAAATTACAAACAAAGTAAGAGTAAACTCGAGACTCCACAGCAATGTTTCTGTTAAATTACCACATCCACAAACTTGCGTAACACTGCTTTTCTTGCAATTGTCCCTCTCAGAAAATTTAAGGCTCTGCAAAAAAACAATGAATCAACAGTAACTCAAGATGCTATGACAACTTTTCTCACCAGTGTCTGGTCCGATTCTGAAGTAAATCCTTGATGTTGAACCCTGTGTGCATGAACCACATCACTGCTGGACAGACTGTCCTCCTGGGAGGGGGGAAGGGGGGACCGCGCGGACGTAGACTGGTCAGTCGGCCTGGACAGGCTGCTGGACAGTCCCGAGGTCGAGTGCGATCCGGACGTTGTCACGTTCATGACGCTCAAGATAGGTATAGGACTGCAATaacaaccacctgttaataAAGTGAATCAGATATCCAGCATATAATAATGTGTCTACAAGGTTTATTCATTATTCTAATTGGAAtttgcattttctttttaactGCACTGCACCCTCATGCCCTGACCATACAcccccttaccctggggagcagaaaactctgattgaccagggatcaCATGGGGCCACAGTCTTCAATTGTCTGATGGTACTGTaatttgtaaatgcatttagattcgcagggatttaattttgcggtagcgggggaaaaaggacttttcgcggtggttttaagtttaggtagcaccatgcactgtagtgtactgccatagaaaaatgttccagatggttttaagtttctgcatttacagtaatttaggtcgtcttcccaacccctacccacatatcaaatatcaccaGAATCCATCGGGAGGTTCTAAAGTTTATGCTGACCACAGAAATGAAGAGACATAAATAGAATTAAGCtagaaacaatacctccatttttcatggaggtaacaagtcCAGACACATGATCTATGTGTCTCCATCCTCCCCCATCCCTGTTATCCCATATGTCTGGTTCTGTACAGACATGGCTAGTCAGTATGGACCCACCTGTCCCAGGGCACCTATACACTGTCTGTTACACACAAAGGTTGGGAAAAAGCCTAATTTCACATCCCGAGGGGTGCTAATAAGTCCCATCAAAAAATCATGAGCTGTGTCAATATTCAGACAATTTATTGAGCAAACACTGTTTAGACTTAggcccgttcacactcaaaaacaACCAGCAGATTAAACATGATCTGGACCAGAATTTTGCACTCcgatttaaaacaaaaaaccTTCACACTCGCTTTCAGACAATCTGATAATTGCACATAATCCAATCTGAATTGCGATTCCATACCTGGACTTCCGGTGCATTACTTTTGTACAACGTTGTTCTTAGGTTTTTGTCAAACCCACTCTTGATCATGATCTCGGTAAATTTGCAGTATACAAAAGATTGGAGAAAGGAGATTACAACTATTACAAGTATCTTTGCATGCTGAATTGTTCAAAAGTGTCTGAATTCTTAAAAGTGAAAAGCagatggtaaaaaaaaggacataTCAGAGCTCAGCCTTCAATTATTGTTAGCCTAGCTAGAGAAGCACCTGCCTTATTAATCATAACACATGTTCATAcacaaaacctgtttttttaATGCATTTCACTTCCACTCAGTCTCAAAGGCACCCCTCATCCCCAAATAGAATAGTCCAGCTAAACATTGGCCCTGATTCTGAGTCATCTAGAAGTCAGGCAAAATATAGCCAACCTGTATACTTTGTTAGATACAGTCTTTCAATTACTGTAGTTAATTATCTAGTGGAACAGTGCCGGGACCAATTACATCAACTTTAGGTACAGAATGCAGAACAAGTATTTAGCAGTGATCACCCATAACTAAGGTGAAGCATTATGCTTATTGAGGCTTATGCTTTGACAAAAGTTTAAGACATAAGCGCACCAGGTCAACCCTACTCTTCCAAATAAGTATATACAGAAAAGCATGACAATTTTATTCTGCTATCACTAAAACATAAATTTTATAAagctcataaattatgcaaactgttgatgttcagaaagaaaaaagagGCAACAACAGTAACAACCATTATGATTATACTATAGTATAATCTATCGAATGTACAGGTCTGTGTATACATTCAATCTActaacattttgaaaagtttaacatTTCAAGGGTGTGGAAAGGGCTATAATCATAGGACGTATTGTTTTTTAAGCTACTTGGTCAGGAAGGAAAAATGTACCAAACCTCTCTGTATTTAGAGACATGCCTTGTAGAGTGCAAAATATCGCATATCATTCATGAAAACAAAAGACCCATATTATACAAGTCGCACATCATATTACTAAGATTCTTCTTCCTTATAAATAAATTTGGATATAAGTATTACAATTTCCTGTATCATATTAAAACTGATTGGAGATCAGTTGGTTCAAAGGGGTTTTCTATGATCTAGACTTACAAATGAGTCATACAGGCAGTTGTACTATTTTCATACCACTTGTATATTATTACACTGATACCAGCTTCCTATTTACGTTTGTTTGCACCTGACTAAGGTCACAACTCACAACAATTTGATTAATTGGTTCTCAGAAATGTtcctatttttttccaaaattcaaAGTTAATTTACTACCAGTACTAGTATGGACCCATTCAAATATTTTAAAGGGAGTTCAGAACAAATCTCTCTTAATTTTCAGAACAATTGGGAACTCGGTAGAAAACTACAGTTGGACATTGTATATGTCCTGAAAACATAAGATCCGGTTGCAATGAATGACAGTCTCAAAACAAACCAGGATTCAGGGTCATTCAACAAAGAGAtgccatgtgtttgtttgtaaatgtacatgtagacactaCTGCAGGTAACACCTGTAAAGGGCTACAAAACAATGCTTCTCTACATCGGTACTGTTGTACAGTGTTGATGCGTAAAATGATCCAACAATACGAGACAGTGGACAGTCAGTAATGCGATACTTATAAGTAGTGGGATAAAGCCTGAGGCCGTGTTTGACGCCGGCACGCTAAGCAGGTGTCGGTCGGAGTATGAGATTTCAGTAGtattgtaaggccacagcaagtaaattttatggatgacatcctatgcagactaaaaaaataatgagatagggcaaaaaaaaacaagatgggtaaaaaaaaaaacaagatggctaaattttccaaatagacaccataaatcataaacgttgtaacaagaattgaagtgacaaaatatggtagCACAGACAAGAAACCatccattcctgtattcaagaagtgaacgagtgtagtaaaagtgacactaatgTGGTAGACTGGAattacttaccaagttggcaactacgcTCATGACTTCCAAagtggtgccacttttgcaataatccaactagtttcacttctacaacttcaGTCTTGGCTACCTCgtaagtgtcacttctacaagtacaatcactagaatacaacacagcatatttgcccattttggtactttcttgtcatattGACTctctccgaagaagaaaaaaaattgttttttttttttctgaaatcaggcgaaaattaatgcgctcacagatgtcatccataaaatttacttgctatggcctaactCCCCAAGGTGAGAGGATTTCCCCGCCTAATATGGCCTGGCATCAGAAAGGCTGGGCACCTGGGTACATGTAATTCAGCCACTTCAATGCCCCTGTTATAACAGGCCTTGAAGTTAACCTTTTTTCCTAGCTACTGTCCCAAAAGTGTCCGGAAAAGGAATTTTGGCTGTCCCAAAGTGAGTTCAAATTCTCCCAGGCTTTTTGCTGCAGAAAAaatgcttgtacatgtagatgtaataAGATTGGcatgatatttacatgtactgtcTAGAGTCTGTGGAAAATGTGTTTTACCATATTTTCTGCCCACTGTTGCGCTCATTGACAGTGAAAGccttcagacattttttttttttcattgtctcaAAATTATCCAAAAGCACATTTACACTATTGAGTTGTCCAAAGCTGTCTTGCCTTGTTGCAATTTCTATTACCAGTACCTTAGAGAAATATTATTAGGcgaataaatataaaaaaaatactttaaatTTGGTGGCCCCTGGCCATCAGGACATAGGATTTTGGAGTCAAAAGCTGGAAATATTCTCCAAATTTGCTTAATGTTTCCCCTATTGTATGAAGTACACTTTTTGTCATCCTATCAGAATTTTTACCTATGGATGAAATGCAACCAGATTAAAAAAGCTGATGTGTAAACAAATCCAACATTGTCTACACATTTGTATGGCATAAGCTCAACAGCTTCTTTTAGTTTCACACTGCAAAATCTCAGGTCAACTTTCCACTCCGAGTCCTACTGCAAATTAAACTCCCATAAAATGCAATGAATTTAGAGTacatggctcgaaataccacctgcatatgcaggttagtgcaggtaaaactggagctgtgcaggtatttctggtgtctacctgcacctaacctgcactggtccatgtactgggtttcatacataatgtcctataaagtataatgtaggtgtatatggattgttattagctgcattgactgttaccacctataaagtatagaagaaatAGCAGTGGTTCCTAATTGATGAACAATTCAGTATGAAATTGATCCATAATTCCTATGGAATTggtgcccctacggccggtgaggctatgggactggtgaggtgaggtgagatacttcctaaattcagagtagtGCGGGTAAACTCAGGTAAAATTTAACAATACCTGCActtgtgcaggtatgcagacaaaaggatttcgagccctggagtagatttattcatttacttattcaattaaccaaggaggttaaagaaaatcTATTTGATTTAACTTATTGTGTACGGAAATGACCAAAACATGTTTGAAGCTTAGGTTGATCCAATGCATTCATTTCACACAGTTTAGGAAGCTTATATTTTCTTCcaatgtttacttgtttgtgtatgttgtgtgtgtTAATATTACTAATGCTATGTAGTAAGGCATATATGAATGGCTATATATAACTTCATGTATAAGGTGAATGGATGAGGCATGATTATGGTTTGGTATAAAATTGgtatttttagaaaatgaaaaacaaacacttcAACAAGGAACTTAAGCAATGTTAGATCTATACTCAAGTTGACTCAACTGTCATTAACTATTTTcacattattttgcatgcattcaaaattttaaaaaaggcAAAGTGGTTGAACCTGACATATTGAGCATAAAGCACAACAATTTTTCTTTAGCTAGCAGTTAAGTGTCCAATGTCGTGCATGATGGTTTTTCATTAGCTTCAGTCAGGCAAGATGGGACGGCCCTACTCTTCACGATAAatgcagagtcctccccagactgagaggatggaataacggaggccctccactgtACTcatagcccagctccactatactacttttgaaatttagtgtgtttcttccctaaaaaaaaaaactattttcttggttagtttttctaaaattaatgaaaatacacacattttgtgccaagtggcatcatttttccagttggcattgtctgcaaaaacttgtgaatgggcgatgatcaaaacaatagtcgttttgccacttcacaacaaaggaatcactacatttttgtataatatattatacttgtattatttgacaccctctgtcattgcaaaatgacccaattttcatgaaagcgcagcgcgttggttcaggttatttttgccagcccctccactatactaaaaaattctggggagaaccctgaaatgtgttgggttcttttatatGCAGAGGTTAGATGCTTGAGCCATATAATATATGCCCGAAGTGTCACACACAGGTCACCATTGAAAGTGACGAATGTGATCCCTTACAAATGTAAAGCAAAGACCAAACCTCAGATCGAACTTCGTACCACAGATCTACAGAATCTCATCCTTCTGGCCATGCAGCGAGGTTGCATGGCAGCTTGCGCTACAGGGACATGCTTAGACTTTTGGTTCAAACTATCTGGTATTTACCAAGGATGTATCTGTCAACACCATGCAAAACACTGTTCATagcaaggcaatcagagatggcagacttcaccccttcaCACATACTCTCTATGATACTGCTAAAATGCAACCCTAAACTTATGTCCCACAAAAATAGCAGAATATATCAATTTGTGCTGTATTCATAAATTATCTTCTCGAAATAATATTGTTACCGGATTTATTTGTGAATACTGTGGATTGTAGTAttacactgacacacacaaacgcacacataaAGACAATGAGACAGACGTCAGGAAAAAATGAATGTATTATTATAACGTTGCATTCAGTTACTTTGTAACTGGGGATGCACGGCCGGGGAtgcaccacccccctccccactgtgcAAATTATATATCCAAGCGCGCCTTTTACAAAAACACctcaaataatgataataattctcATCAATAAGGCGTTTGAAACATTAAAATGAGGTCCTATAGAAGGCGTAGCATCCATGTCTTGATTCTTTTCTTCCATATTTCAAACTGACGTGGCACTATAGCGTTGGAGATGTGTCGGGGCATGCCACAAAATTTCCAAAAATCGTCCAGTTTTCAAATAATTTCTAACGCTCCAGATAGCTTGTACCTCACCGGTTAAAATGCTGTAATTGTGTGACGCCTCCTTGTCTTGTCTGTGGCTACAAATCGAGACAACTGGTCGCGACTGGAGGCGACAGCGTGCGGCTGAACCAAACTACCTCAGGTCACGAAAGGGACAACAAAATTCCCGCCATTATGAATGAAAACGATGAAAACAACTGACGTAGTCGGTCCGTCGGGACTCTACGTAGGGCCTTCGGAAATTACCGAACCAAATATGGGCAACGAGCACAGATGACGAGAGTACCGAGGATTACCGAGAAGGGGCGATGTTTAATTTAATATGACATCATCCCAGAAAGCAATGCGGCACGCTGACCTTGCGgttcatcaccatggtaaccgggcTCAGGTTCCAAGTTGTACCTGTCACGTGGGTAGGATGACATCatcaacagccaatcagaagcgTAGAAAATGACATCATGGGGATGTCCTGCTATTTTTAGACATTGACTCATGCTATAAGGACGATATTCAGCGGATGCACGTTAGATCGACAGAGAAAGCCAGCGAGTGTGGAGTGCGTATCACATATTTCCTGAGTTTTGTTCCAACCACATCGGTAAAACTTTGTTGTGGCCAAGAGGCAGTGACTAAGACTTGCCCAGACTCGAACACCACACCCTTGTGAATCATCGTTGTCGGCAAACAGCGGTTTTTCTCCCCGACGCATGGCTCTGAAGATGGAAACGTCATTTTACCACGACTCCGAGCTGCACTCGATGCCGCAGTCCAAGTACGCGAACCCGGGCTACTCCCGTATCCCCGATACCAAGCCCAACGTCGCACCACAAGACATGAGAAAATCTCTAACACTGGATTTCCAAAATACGAGCAAGAAGCCGCATCTCCAGGTATATATTTCTCGCCTGTTACACATTATTTATGTATTCAGCCGGTCGGTCAACGTACCTCGTGTGAAAAATATCGGTAACGCTACACGTACTACGAACGTGTTGTCTGTTGCGCACTCAAGTCACGTTGCTTGTAATATGATTTTATGAATCGTAATCTCACAGCCTTTCAGCGATTGTAAATTTTATTTCCCTTCTTGTTTTACAGAATATTCTGGGAACTCCTGAGCTAAATCTTCTGAAGCTTGGTTCACCGGAGTTGGAGCGGCTGATCATTCAGTCCAACGGGCTCGTCACAACCACCCCGACCCCCACCCAGTTCATCTTCCCGAAGAATGTCACCGACGAGCAGGAGCAGTATGCGGCCGGCTTCGTAGCGGCACTGGAGAGGCTTCACCGCGATGAGATGGTCGATCCAAGCGGTAGCCAGCCGTGCGCGCAGATGGCGACCAACTCCACCGCGACTGCCTCAACGTCGTACCCGGGCGCCCCTCCACCCTTGTCCCACCAGCCGACCTACCATACGCTAACTGCCATGTCCACCACGACGGCACTTCCGGGTTCGACTGTCGAGCATCATCCAACCCCCACTACAGCCGCAAACACCAACGCAGCCTGCTCTAGCTCCAGCACGGCACCTCTCCAACACCACACCCTAAGCAGGCCGATCAAGGAAGAACCACAGACGGTGCCACACCAAGCTATGACCGCCCTCCCCACCGGTCCCATCGACATGGAGACACAAGAGTTGATCAAGGCCGAGCGCAAGCGATTGCGCAACCGAATCGCCGCTTCCAAGTGCCGCAAGAGGAAGCTTGAGCGCATCAGTCGCCTGGAGTCCAAAGTCAAGGACTTGAAAACACAAAACACCGATCTTTCCACCACAGCAAACCAGCTTCGCGAACAAGTCTGTCAACTCAAGCAGAAAGTCATGGAACACGTGAACTCTGGCTGCCAAGTCATGCTAACACAGCAACTATCCTTCAACTAGAGACTTTTCTTCCGACGGATTACAAAATAACACTTTCGCGAACTGACAATACGACTGGACAGTATTACCATGTTATTTATATACCGTGAGACTCTTGTACTGCGAAAGGAACATTGTTTGAGTTCGTAAGTTGCTGTGCATCTTATGTATGTGATGACTGAAGTTTTGTTATGATAACAATAAtgattgataataataataacgcCTCGGCTGGATCGTTGAGCGTGAAAGCCTACAGGTTAAAGCCAGTGCATTGTGTGCAAGTCGCTTCTCTGTCAAGGCATTTATATTGTTATAAGGTTACTATTAGCAAAAGGTGAAAAAATTGGCACGTCGGCTTGCCGACTGATACGAAAATATATGCACCCTTTTTCTACAAATGGGGAATtgtaatgtacatattttgttaCTTGGTTGATGATAACGTTAGTGTTTTCGAGCTTTTGTAAACTCGAAAAAAAGTTATTTGGTGAATCCTACGCTTAGCGACAGCGTCGTTACAGCATTGTGAAATTATTTATACCAAAGAAGTCTTTTTTTACAAGTTGTAATTAAAATGATGAAATCACGTATATTGTCTGTTGTTGTCTGTGTGAGGTGGGGTGAAACTGTTCTCAAAGCAAAGGTttggttccggctgtttttgacgtgttttttcgggctttctattttgtaccgtattttcatgttttgtggccaagcaaaatagaaagcccaacaaatACGCTGAAAACAAGCCGCCGgagccgaacatctgcttggagagtacgtgaAACTAAGTTTCTTCTAGAGGGAAGTGCCCTTGCTCAGAAATTTTCCCCGTACCGGTACCCTCTGACAAGTCAACATTCTTTGTTTAGGAAGAAAGCAGAAGTAGAcagagggggtggggggtcgCGCTCTCTAGACGCTGGCGAAATACCAGAGTAAGCTAGTGGAATGTGGCGTAGTACGTGTCCCGCCAAATCGCGCGCACCAGATCACTCCACACTTGAATGGGGCCATTGTACTGTAACGGGGTGACGTCACGGGTTAGACGGACACATTATGCCCATATAAGGTCAAGGGGTGGCACACCCACGCAGTCCGAACCAATCACAACGCGTCGATCCGTTAGTTAATTAGGATGACGGCATTTGTTTTGTACCCATATAAGGAAGTGGCCGGAACTGGTGGGACTACTGAGAAGGGTGGGGGTAGGGTGGAACTGATGACGTTGCAGGACACACGTATCCACTGCGTCTACACAAACCACTCTGCGTATGTAAACAAAACGTCAACAAACTGGGCTGCATACCAACTAGCGCTAGCCGCGGGGCAAGAATCGACTAGAAACATGCATGCA
Protein-coding regions in this window:
- the LOC118431712 gene encoding transcription factor AP-1-like; the encoded protein is MALKMETSFYHDSELHSMPQSKYANPGYSRIPDTKPNVAPQDMRKSLTLDFQNTSKKPHLQNILGTPELNLLKLGSPELERLIIQSNGLVTTTPTPTQFIFPKNVTDEQEQYAAGFVAALERLHRDEMVDPSGSQPCAQMATNSTATASTSYPGAPPPLSHQPTYHTLTAMSTTTALPGSTVEHHPTPTTAANTNAACSSSSTAPLQHHTLSRPIKEEPQTVPHQAMTALPTGPIDMETQELIKAERKRLRNRIAASKCRKRKLERISRLESKVKDLKTQNTDLSTTANQLREQVCQLKQKVMEHVNSGCQVMLTQQLSFN